DNA sequence from the Pedobacter sp. W3I1 genome:
GCGTTAAAACCCTCTATCGACCATCGTATTGGATATGCATTTACAAAATTCCAGGCCTGTAAGGGTTGATGTTCATCGTTAAGCAAAATCAATGTAATATCTTTCGGACTGAACGTAAAACTTTCTACACATTCTTTAAACCATTGCATGGCCTTAGAATTAAATAGCAAACCACGTTTTAGCGTAAGGTTACTATAGGTGATTGCCGTTGGGAGTTTATGCGCAAAGCGGTTTTCTCCACCTTCCTTATATTCTTCGGTAGCAATGCTCGATTCTAAACCAGTGGCATCGGTAAAACCTATATCATCTACCCCATCATAAGACAAACCCTCTATCTGCAATAGAAAATGAAATCCGACAGGAGGATTTGGCGATGGTGAATTGGATATAGAGAACATATAGTCTAGGTAAATTCGATGCTTAAACCTTCATGCGCCAACTCAACAGTTTCTATAGCCACCTCGTTACCGGTAGAATTTAGTGTTGGTCCATCTACTTTTGATGGCCAGGCTTGTCTAACTTTCCAAACCACCACCGGTTCGTGACTTTCGTTCAGTAAACTGATGGTAAGATCTCTCCGTTCTATTTTATTTAAACTCACGGTATTAAACCATTGAAAAAGTTCATTATCACCTTTTGTTATACCTCTTTTCATCGAAATTGCAGTGTATTGCTGCATTCCGGGCATTTTGGTAACGTGGTATTCTGGTGAGTTTCCTTCGCGATAATCTATCGATTGGGTTTCTACCGTTAAACCACTAACTTCTGTAAAACCAATTCGCGAGCCGCCCCATTCCACCTGAAAGTGAAATACCGGTAATGGATAAGTATTAGCCATAATTTTATAATTTATGATGAATTATTCTTGTAGTTTGTGTGAGAATTTCAGGATGATAAATTCTGCAGGCCTCACCGCTGCCATACCGATCTCCACATTCATTCTGCCCTCTAAAATATCGAGGGAAGTCATGGTGATTCCTAAGCCAATTCTAACGAAATAGGCATCATCGGGTTTTGCACCATGCAATGCACCCTGGCGCCATAACTGATTTAAAAAATTCTCGCACATGGCTTTTACACGCAACCAGGTATTGGCATCATTTGGTTCAAAAACCACAAATTCGGTGGCTTTTTTAACGCTTTCTTCTACAAAATTGTAAAAACGCCTTACCGAAATGTATCTCCATTCGTTATCGTTTCCGGCCAGGGTTCGGGCACCCCAAACTAATGTGCCTTTGCCTGTAAAAAAGCGGATTACATTGATTGATTTACCGGTAGTTGGATCTATATTTAGTGTCTCCTGTTGCTGTGCGGTCACTTTTAATGATGGTCCGGTAACCATTTTTACACTTTCATTAGCTGGTGCCTTCCATACGCCGCGATTGTTATCAACCCTGGCCATTATACCTGCAACAGCACTCGATGGTGGTAAATCAATTACATTTTTATCCATCTCGTTTGTTAAAGCACGATAAGTATTTAAATCCATTGCTTTTATAGCCGATAAAGTTGAATCGTTGTATGGGCCATTAACGCCATTTACCAGATGTTTTATTACAATAGAATCGTTGTAGCCGTAGCTTAAAGTACTTTGTAACCAGGGATAATAGACTGCACCATATTTTAAATAATCGGCACTGATATCATCTCTAATCACTCCGGCATCGGTAAAGGGCGAATCAGATAGCACCCAGGCATCAAAAATTGCAATGCGATCCTGTAGTTTAGCACATTGCGCCAAAGCGTAATCATAGGCATCTTTATAGCCCGAGGTAGCACCAAATGAAGTGTGTTTATCTGTAAAAATGAGCATGGTTGGTTCATCCACTTTTGCAATTGCATCTAAACAGGCCTTAGCTTTTACGGTTGTAATGGTTGAAGCTACATCGTAATTGCCGCACGAAACGATATAACAAGGACCACCGCCATTTGCATAAAACATTTGTATGGCATAGCACATATATTTACCGCTTGCAGCGCTCTTTTTAGCATTACAGGTGATTACGCGTTTTACTACCTTTCCAGCAACTTCGGTATCGGTTATGGTTGGGATTCCACTGGTTTCGAAAACCGCTGTTTCCGAATTGGCACCACCAAAATATTTTTGATAATCGAGAAATGAGGTAATCCGGATGGGTGTTGGCAATTTACTTCCAGTTGCTAAAATATCGTTTCCATTTTCATCTTTAGCAAATTCGGTTCTGCCCATAAAAGCCGGAATAGCCGTTTCTACAGGTGCTATTGACGCAGGCAGTTTACTTATTTCCTCTATATAAACGCCAGGGGTTTTATAATTGGTTGCCATAATTTTAAGATTTTGCTAATAAGTGAGAAAATTTAAGAACTATAAATTCTGCTGGTCTAACAGCTGCCATGCCAACCTCGATAATCAACCGTCCTTCTAAAATATCAAGGGCTGTCATCGTTATCCCCAGTCCTACATTTACAAAAAATGCATCCTCAGGTTTTGCACCAGCCAAAGCCCCTTGTCGCCACAGTTGATTTAAGAAATTCTGGCACATGGTTTTTACACGCATCCAGGTTTTGGCATCATTAGGTTCAAACACCACAAACTCCGTAGCTTTCTTTATCGATTCTTCAACCATAATAAAAAGTCGCCTAACGGGAACGTAACGCCACTCGTTATCATTTCCCGCCAATGTTCGGGCTCCCCAAACTAAGGTTCCCCTCCCTGCAAATTTTCTGATTACATTGATACTTTTACCTGATGTTGCATCTACATTGAGGTAATCTTGTTCTTCATCGCTTATTGTGATCAATGGTTTATCAACGGTAAGCACACTTACATTGGCTGGTGCTTTCCACACACCGCGTTCGTTATCTACCCGGGCCATAATACCTGCAACTATACCCGAAGGATAAAGTGGAACCGTATACGCATCAAGTGCTGCTTTTATCTGATTAAACAAGGCAAAATCATTGCTATCAAATCCACCCTTTAAAAACGGAGCACTTAAGGTTATGCGTGGAATATTTCCCTTTGGATCATAAACAAGGGGAATAGCATTTCCGGCATTACCTGCTGTTTTAGCGGTAATGGTTACCACCGCCACGTTTGCTGTAGCATCTACCAAAGCCATTAAATCTGTATTACCTGCAATTGCGGCTCTTAAAGCTGCTGCTGTAGCGGTTTCGTCGGCACCGATTACAATACCATCTGTACCGCCAAAAGTAAAGCTAAACCCTGCTATGGCAATAGAATGCCCGGTTAAGGTAATACCATCTATGGTTATTGTAGCTTTGGCTTTCACACCAGTGACCGCATTTTTTTCAGTAATTTTAGTAATTGATTTTTTGGTATTTCCTGCTTTTTTATAAATGCCGGAATTGGTACCTGTACGGTTGTCGTCGGCAATTTTGATATTTTCATCAGTTACACGGTTGTAACTGGCTCCACTTTGTATCTGTGGATAGTAAGTGGCACCATATTTAAGGTTATCTGCGCTTACAAAATCATTTCTAAATTTATCGGCCACTAAATAAGCCGTTGTTAAGCCTGCTTGTGGGGTATCCATTATGGTAAAGCGATCCTGCAATTTGGCACATTGTGCCAGCATGGCATCGTTTAATTCTTTTATATCCGCACCAGAATTTAAAGCTGTAATTTCAGGAATAAGCAGGAGGGTGATTTCATCTTCCCGTTCGCAAGCCTGTAAACCAAGTTTTAATTCAGACTTTGTTATATCTGGCGTATCTTCAAAAGTACCAACAGAAACAACCCAGCAAGGACCACCTCCATTTTCGTAAAACATTTTTACATGGTAGTATAAGATATAGCCAGAAACGGTAGTTGCAGGAGTAACATCAATCTTTGGCGTTAATTTACCTGGTTCGGGTTCATTAATGGTTACTTCCAGTACTTCTGGAAAGGCACCGCCGAAAAAAACCTCAAATTCCAGCAGAGAGGTAATACGCACCGGGTTATTAATAGCAAAAGCAACACCGTTTTTTTCCCGCTTTGCGGTATATCCGATAAAGCCTGGTATTGCGGTTTCTACCTGTGCAATTGATGGGGGTATTGTCGAAATCTCTTCAATATATACTCCCGGATGTTTATAGGTTAGCGCCATATCATCATGAATTATTTTTAAACATATACATATATTTTACTCTCCTCTCCCGCTTGTTTCTCGGGCATTGGGTTTGGCAAATTCCTGGTTAAAACCACTTCCGTCCCTCCATCTTTTTTACTTAGTTCTAAGCCCACTTTTACCTTTTGATAAAAAGGAATCTTAACATTGCTTTTAAAAAGCAGTATATCCGCATCGGCTATTTTATTAATCGGATCAGGATCATTGGGAGGCACAGGGTTCCCGGCAAAAGTATATTTAGCATAAGCCGGAATGCCGCTGGGCGTACCATCCAAACTTTTATCTTTCACCAATAAATCAAAATCATCTAAATCAATCCCACTCTGGTTAATTACATAATATTTCCAGATGGTAGATTTCCTCAAAAAATTGATCAAAAACTTTGTTTCTGTAACTACTGCATTGCTTGCTGGCAGCTTTAACTCCAGTACACCAAAAATTGACCGGGAACTTAATCCGTTGCTTTTAAAAATCTTATAACTTAGTAAGTCATTTCCTGTATCGGCTGCATTTTTGATCGATATGTTATATAACCCATCGGGTAATCTGCTCATATCGAGCAGTTTTTCAAAAACTTTACTGCTATTGATTTTAATTTTATAAGGACCATTAATGGGCAAGCCATCGGTATCAAAAGCAATAACCAGGTTATTTTCTGTTGAAGAATTTACCCTTAAGGTAACTTCGGTATTTGCAGGAGGAAGGATAAAATCTAAATTCATCAAATCGCCCACAATGCCATCCATAATCTGGTATTCGAGATTGCTGCTTAAACCGTTGTTTGAGAAATAAATCTTTTTATTGCTTAAAAAATCCTTGTCCGGAGCCGTTTCATTTAGCTGTGTGATGGCCAAAAATTTTGCTGCATTATTGAGGTTAATACCAAATTGCAATGTGGTATCTAAAAACTCTATTTTGGGTTTTAAATCTGCTCCTATTTCAGTTATAATATTAAACCCGGTATCAAATATTTTGAATAGCCAGCGTTGGTTAATGATTGTTTTTGTGGAGGCAGTTGTAGCTACAAAACTCAAATCATTACTCAAATTATCTTCGTAGTAATTATGATGCACATTAACTGAAAATAATTTACGGTAGGCTGTCATAACTTAGTTCCTGTGTTTAATACAATATTTTCCACCAATCCATCTGGCACCAATTGAACATTTTCCTGTACGGTAATCATCCTGATTTTATATAAAACCGATGGCAGATAGCTGTGACCAATAATACTCCAGAAATGGTTCATCTGTTCAAAATTGAAGCTAAAAAGCTCCGCACTTAAACGTTCAATATGACTATCAATAGCGCTTAGCAAAGGAGAATTGGCTTGTGTAAATACGTTTTTGCCCTGAAAAAATGAGATTACCTGTGATAGTTTTTTTAGGCCTTCCAAATAATCCAATGTTGGCGATTCCGTACCGGCATGATTAAAATTTGCAGAAATAAGTACGTACAAATTAAGGTAAATATCAGGGTTGCGTGTCTCTATTTCGCCAAGCATATTCCTTACGGTAACCCTTTGATCTTTTATTGCCCTATCCTCTTCAATGTTCATCAGCGTAATGCCCATCGTTTTTTCGGGTATAGCCAATTTGCCTTCAGAAACAACACTGCTTACTACGATAAAATCATCGTTACTTGTATTGGCAATATTGTTTAGATATCCATTAATTTCTTTCGAAATAAAATCAAGCGCAGTGTTAATCATAGATAAATATTTGGAGCAGGAATCCGTTTGATATTCAAACGATTAGCATAAACTTAGATAAGAATGCACCGAAGTTATTAACAATTATAAAAAAAGTTATTAACACTCCACAGGGGTCAAAAAACTGTCATTAAAATGTAAGGATAGGACTTTTAGCAAAAATTAATCCCCGAAAGAGTTAGTTATTAACAGACTAAAAATCAAGTTGTTAAAAACAACTCATAGGAATAAATCTTTTTTTTGAGTGAAAAAGTTTTTATTTTTATAAAAATAAACGCTGAGACTAACTAAAAATGTCAAAAAAGCTCACAAAGCACCATTAAATGCGTATTCCTACTGATACGTATTTGTGATTTTAAGTTTTTTAATCGGATTAATCGAGAAAATATCACCAGGCTTATTACAGAAAATAATATTATTTCAGTTGCACTCAAGTACACGCTGCTGTAAACAATCGAAAACAAAACAAACATAGAATCTATTTTGATTAAATCGCGGTACGTTTTACCACTAACTCCCGTGTTACCGTACCATAAACAATCAAGTACTGTGCAATCATATAAGTCGCCATAATTAAAGCACCGCCCTGTGGAATGGGTTGAGCAAATTTATTCACGGCCAACACACTGTCAGACAATAAGAAAAACAGTGCGCCGTACAGGATGAGTTTAAAACTGAAAATATTCACTTTCCCATACCGGTTAACGGCCATTAGCGCCATTACACAAATAATAATCGCATATATCAGCACAGGAAACTGCAGTGCACCCAAATTTGGCTGGAGGTAAAAAAACAGACCTGAGCAAAAAATAGCAAATGCCCCTACCGCCCACAAAAAGTAAGGTGTTTTATGATTTGGATTTGATTTATGATCGAGTGTAAATGCCCTGATGTAAAAAATATGACAGGCTAAAAAGGCGATTAACCCGTAAATAAAAAAACTCGGTTTACCGCTTTGAAGCATCAGCAAAATATCACCAAGCCATGCAAAAATTAATCCAGCAAAAATTCTTTTGTGGAAACGCCCTTTCAAATTGGTACTGAGATAAAGCCATACTAAAAGTACCATTACAATTAGTGGCTTAGAGAAATTACGCAATTCGATCATATTGGCATATTCTGCATATAGCTGAACTACAAATACAAGGAAAAATATAAATGAAAATAGCTTAGTCTTCATCAAGATCAGGATTTGCCTTTTGCAAATTAAAAAACCAAATTACGGATATTAACTGGAGAGCCACAAAAATTACCTGATATCCGACCGGAAATTTCAAAAACAAAACCAGTAAAATACCAAATAACAACCTAAAATATTCAAACTTAATTTGCCATACTTTCTGTTCTAACAATGCACCGCAGGTAATTAACGTGAATATAGTAAAAATAGCCCCACAAACTAAGGGAATGGTTTCCATTTTGTGATAAGAAAACAATATCGCAGAGCCCGCCGTTAAAGCAACCAAAAACTGGATTAAAACATAACCTGTTAATTTTGATTGATATACCGGATTATATTTTTTATAAGTTTCTACATTTATTTCTGGCGCAGCTTGAAATCCACCCAGGTGTGATGGAAACCAGCCAGGAGGTTTAAGAAAAACTTTAATTTTATCGCTGAATTTAGGTGATTGCTTTGCTGTTTTAACCAGATCATCCCAATAATGAAGATTTGCCCAAACGGGATTCCAACTGGCTAAAGGTTTGGTGATACCATAATAAACCTCTTCTTCTTCTTTCTGAAAAGTTCCAAAAAGGCGATCCCAGATAATTAATGTACCGGCGTGGTTTTTATCGATATATTTTGGGTTAGAACCATGATGTACCCGATGATGTGATGGTGTATTTAAAATATACTCTAAAAAGCCCATGCTTTTAATGGCTCTGGTATGAATCCAAAACTGGTATAAAGTATTGAAAGAACTTAATGTTAAGAACATAATAGGATCAAAACCAACAAATGCCAATGGGAGGTAAAACACCCAGCTAAACCAGCCCTGAAACCAGCTTTGCCTTAAGGCCACGGTTAAATTGTATTCTTCTGATTGATGATGTACAATATGTGATGCCCATAAAGCATTTACTTCATGACTCATCCGATGAAACCAATAATAGAAAAAATCGACACCAATAAATAGCAATATCCAAACCCATATTGTTTTAGGCAATTCAAATAAACGCCAGTGCTCAAAAATATATTTGTAACCAAAAAACAATGCGGTTTTCACAAAAATACCGGTGAGCTGCTGCCCTATTCCCTGACTTAAATTGGCAATACTGTCGTTAAGCCGATAAAAATTTAGTTTCTTATAAAAATTATAGGCCAATTCTATTCCGATGAGAATAAAAAAAACAGGTACAGATAAAGCAATGTAGTCTACTTTCATATCAACACAAAAAATATTTGGCTAGCAATATTTACCTTACAATTTAGAAAATTTTCAGGTCAACCTAAAATCTAATTCATGTAATATTTATGCTTGTTTGGTTTTAGTTATTAATTTCTATCAAATTCACCTTAACTTTGAAAAGCTAAACTAATGGTTTTGGCGGTATTAAATTTTCATTTAAATCATCCCACCTATGAAAAAGTTATCTCTCCTTCTTTTGCTGATTGCCACAGCATTTTATGCAAAGAGCCAAACGTTGGTATTAGCCAAAGATGCCGCTCAATATGTCGGTAAAAATGTAACCATTTGCGACTCGGTATATAGTGCAAAGGCTTTAGATAAATTAACGCTAATTAATTTAGGCGGCGCCTATCCAAAAGAGCTGATTACCGTAATCATCAATAAAGAAGATGAGCGTAAATTCCCTTCTGAACCTTCGAGCATGTTTATAGGAAATAAAATTTGTGTTACTGGAGTCGTATCAGATTTTAAAGGTAAAAAACAGATTTTAGTTACTGATCCGAAGCAGATTATTGTAAAATAATCAATTAATCATCAAACTGTGGCATTGTTGCGGCCTTAGCCGCCATCGTAAATCAGCACTTTCTTCAAAACGATGGACTTTAAATTCTCCTATTTATTGGCTTAAGAAACCCTTATTACAGGTGAAATTATCAAACTAAATGGTAGAAACGATCGATATCTATCAACCTAAGCTCCTCCTAATTTAAAGGAGGTAGGCTTCGGCTGGAGCGTTAATACAACAATATGATTTATGTGTAAATTTCGAATGGTGTGCCTCTTCAGTCGGCAGGAAATTAATCCTGCCAACCTCGTAAGCATAGATATCCTTATTATCTGATTCGAAGATTAAAAATCATTTCAACATATCATAATGGATTATACAGATAGGCGTATTTCCTTGATGAATCGTTTTATTTCCTTGATGAATATTTTTGGTCTTGTAGTTTTCCTTATACTTTTAGCGCATCTATTTTTAAAAAACTAAAACTTTTTGTATCTATTCGCATAAAATACATAGTTTTGATTTTTTGATCGACCTATGGCTATACTTTTAAAACGAAATACACTAATTTTTATACTCATTGTACTGATAGCTGCTTTTACTTATTTAAGTTTTTTTATTGCACAACATCCCATACTTGATTTAGACATTAAAGCTTCTTTATTTATTCAGCAATACCAGGCAGATTGGTTAGATAAATTGATATTGGCAATCAGTTTTTTTGGAGAACTTCCTTTTTCATTACTTTCGGTAGTGGTGGTTGCTGCTATATTTTATCAGCAAAAGTATAAACGCGAAGGCCTATTCATTTCAACGGTTCTATTGTCTGGATTAATCATCCTGGGTATAAAAAATGTGATTAACCGCCCACGCCCTACTGCATTTTACGTACGGATGGTGGAAGTAAACCGGTTTCAAAGCTATCCCAGCGGGCATGTACTTTCTTATACGCTCTTTTTTGGGTTCTTAATTATTTTGATGAATACGTTAAAAGATGTGCCAAAGCTGACTAAAAATCTAGTGACTTATTTATCAGCATTTTTGATGATTACCATTGCCCCATCCCGAATTTACCTGGGTGCACATTGGTTTACTGATACCGTTGGTGGTTTTTTGTTGGGCTTAATTTGCCTTTTCCCACTTTGTTACTTCTATTTTAAAAAGAAAACAGATTAACTCTTTTCTTCCAGTTTTTCTTTCCTCTCTTTGATCCTGCTTAAAGTTTAGATCCGCATCCCCAAATAGCTGACTAAAAATTATTATAAAGAGCAAAACAGCCAAAAACTATGGTTGTTGAAAATTTATTTTTTCCTTATTGTTTCTGGCACCACCCTAAGGAATAAATTTTTCGTCAAATTTTCGTATTGATGACTGTATTTTAACTTAATCATAAAAAAATCTGATAATTTTGCCGCCATGACGAATAATAAACCCAAAGCTTTTCTTTTCGATCTTAATGGAACCATGATTAATGATATGGCTTTCCACAATCATGCCTGGCATAATATACTTACGCAAGATTTAGGTGCAAGCATAAGCTTCGATGCCGTTAAAAAACAGATGTATGGTAAAAACCAGGATCTGTTGGAACGTGTTTTTGGTGTTGGTCATTTCTCACAGGAACAAATTGATCAGATTTCTATCGAAAAAGAACATCGGTATCAAGCCGCTTATAAAAAACATTTAACATTAATAGCTGGGTTAGGCGATTTTTTAGAAAAAGCAAAACAATCAGGCATTCAAATGGCAATTGGTTCGGCAGCCATTCCTTTCAACATTAATTTTGTACTCGATAACTTAAATATCCGTTCTTATTTTAAAGCCATAGTAAGTGCCGAAGATGTGGTGAATAGTAAACCAGATCCGGAAACCTTTACCAAAGGGGCTGAAATTTTAGGTGTTGCAGCTAGCGAATGTATTGTTTTTGAAGATGCGCCAAAGGGTGTTGAAGCTGCGCAAAATGCCGGAATGAAATGTGCTGTACTTACAACTATGCACACCA
Encoded proteins:
- a CDS encoding phage tail sheath C-terminal domain-containing protein is translated as MALTYKHPGVYIEEISTIPPSIAQVETAIPGFIGYTAKREKNGVAFAINNPVRITSLLEFEVFFGGAFPEVLEVTINEPEPGKLTPKIDVTPATTVSGYILYYHVKMFYENGGGPCWVVSVGTFEDTPDITKSELKLGLQACEREDEITLLLIPEITALNSGADIKELNDAMLAQCAKLQDRFTIMDTPQAGLTTAYLVADKFRNDFVSADNLKYGATYYPQIQSGASYNRVTDENIKIADDNRTGTNSGIYKKAGNTKKSITKITEKNAVTGVKAKATITIDGITLTGHSIAIAGFSFTFGGTDGIVIGADETATAAALRAAIAGNTDLMALVDATANVAVVTITAKTAGNAGNAIPLVYDPKGNIPRITLSAPFLKGGFDSNDFALFNQIKAALDAYTVPLYPSGIVAGIMARVDNERGVWKAPANVSVLTVDKPLITISDEEQDYLNVDATSGKSINVIRKFAGRGTLVWGARTLAGNDNEWRYVPVRRLFIMVEESIKKATEFVVFEPNDAKTWMRVKTMCQNFLNQLWRQGALAGAKPEDAFFVNVGLGITMTALDILEGRLIIEVGMAAVRPAEFIVLKFSHLLAKS
- a CDS encoding phosphatase PAP2 family protein, whose translation is MAILLKRNTLIFILIVLIAAFTYLSFFIAQHPILDLDIKASLFIQQYQADWLDKLILAISFFGELPFSLLSVVVVAAIFYQQKYKREGLFISTVLLSGLIILGIKNVINRPRPTAFYVRMVEVNRFQSYPSGHVLSYTLFFGFLIILMNTLKDVPKLTKNLVTYLSAFLMITIAPSRIYLGAHWFTDTVGGFLLGLICLFPLCYFYFKKKTD
- a CDS encoding lysoplasmalogenase; translated protein: MKTKLFSFIFFLVFVVQLYAEYANMIELRNFSKPLIVMVLLVWLYLSTNLKGRFHKRIFAGLIFAWLGDILLMLQSGKPSFFIYGLIAFLACHIFYIRAFTLDHKSNPNHKTPYFLWAVGAFAIFCSGLFFYLQPNLGALQFPVLIYAIIICVMALMAVNRYGKVNIFSFKLILYGALFFLLSDSVLAVNKFAQPIPQGGALIMATYMIAQYLIVYGTVTRELVVKRTAI
- a CDS encoding HAD family phosphatase, with protein sequence MTNNKPKAFLFDLNGTMINDMAFHNHAWHNILTQDLGASISFDAVKKQMYGKNQDLLERVFGVGHFSQEQIDQISIEKEHRYQAAYKKHLTLIAGLGDFLEKAKQSGIQMAIGSAAIPFNINFVLDNLNIRSYFKAIVSAEDVVNSKPDPETFTKGAEILGVAASECIVFEDAPKGVEAAQNAGMKCAVLTTMHTREEFSAYHNIIAFIEDYTDPLIQDLF
- a CDS encoding DUF4255 domain-containing protein; translation: MINTALDFISKEINGYLNNIANTSNDDFIVVSSVVSEGKLAIPEKTMGITLMNIEEDRAIKDQRVTVRNMLGEIETRNPDIYLNLYVLISANFNHAGTESPTLDYLEGLKKLSQVISFFQGKNVFTQANSPLLSAIDSHIERLSAELFSFNFEQMNHFWSIIGHSYLPSVLYKIRMITVQENVQLVPDGLVENIVLNTGTKL
- a CDS encoding phage tail protein, translated to MANTYPLPVFHFQVEWGGSRIGFTEVSGLTVETQSIDYREGNSPEYHVTKMPGMQQYTAISMKRGITKGDNELFQWFNTVSLNKIERRDLTISLLNESHEPVVVWKVRQAWPSKVDGPTLNSTGNEVAIETVELAHEGLSIEFT
- a CDS encoding sterol desaturase family protein translates to MKVDYIALSVPVFFILIGIELAYNFYKKLNFYRLNDSIANLSQGIGQQLTGIFVKTALFFGYKYIFEHWRLFELPKTIWVWILLFIGVDFFYYWFHRMSHEVNALWASHIVHHQSEEYNLTVALRQSWFQGWFSWVFYLPLAFVGFDPIMFLTLSSFNTLYQFWIHTRAIKSMGFLEYILNTPSHHRVHHGSNPKYIDKNHAGTLIIWDRLFGTFQKEEEEVYYGITKPLASWNPVWANLHYWDDLVKTAKQSPKFSDKIKVFLKPPGWFPSHLGGFQAAPEINVETYKKYNPVYQSKLTGYVLIQFLVALTAGSAILFSYHKMETIPLVCGAIFTIFTLITCGALLEQKVWQIKFEYFRLLFGILLVLFLKFPVGYQVIFVALQLISVIWFFNLQKANPDLDED
- a CDS encoding phage tail sheath C-terminal domain-containing protein; the encoded protein is MATNYKTPGVYIEEISKLPASIAPVETAIPAFMGRTEFAKDENGNDILATGSKLPTPIRITSFLDYQKYFGGANSETAVFETSGIPTITDTEVAGKVVKRVITCNAKKSAASGKYMCYAIQMFYANGGGPCYIVSCGNYDVASTITTVKAKACLDAIAKVDEPTMLIFTDKHTSFGATSGYKDAYDYALAQCAKLQDRIAIFDAWVLSDSPFTDAGVIRDDISADYLKYGAVYYPWLQSTLSYGYNDSIVIKHLVNGVNGPYNDSTLSAIKAMDLNTYRALTNEMDKNVIDLPPSSAVAGIMARVDNNRGVWKAPANESVKMVTGPSLKVTAQQQETLNIDPTTGKSINVIRFFTGKGTLVWGARTLAGNDNEWRYISVRRFYNFVEESVKKATEFVVFEPNDANTWLRVKAMCENFLNQLWRQGALHGAKPDDAYFVRIGLGITMTSLDILEGRMNVEIGMAAVRPAEFIILKFSHKLQE
- a CDS encoding phage tail protein — encoded protein: MFSISNSPSPNPPVGFHFLLQIEGLSYDGVDDIGFTDATGLESSIATEEYKEGGENRFAHKLPTAITYSNLTLKRGLLFNSKAMQWFKECVESFTFSPKDITLILLNDEHQPLQAWNFVNAYPIRWSIEGFNAQQNGLVIESIEFAHQYFRRVEI